tttgtaattaatcacATACGTAGCTTTTTTACACATCCGCGTAAAtatgtctaaaaatatttataaatagcataCAGCgtgtttctaaatataaattacctttGCTTTGAGAGCGTAGACGATCCCTCTATTCTTGACATTAGCGGCGTATAACAAAATTCCGCCGCCGATAGCACATGCACAGGTGTTCcacacatatttattaaatttgttacacTTCACTGAACTATAATTACGCGAGAAAATTGGTAAAAACTGTacttttcgtaatatttttcctGATGTACGGCTTAGCGTGGCCATGTTGGTAGAACAGCTGATTGACGCGTAAGAGGGAGATAGCTAGATACGAACTGTCAGAATCAGACTCGCATACAGTATCTATACATTTTCTGGTACATACtgatattattgtttgaaactatacaaatgtctttaaaaatacaataataggtACATACCTATCGGTCGTAAAAAGTGTTATGCAGGTTTTCTTTACATTATAATGATATCCCaggaagttaaataatatttaaaaaaaaagatttattcactaaaaaaatatttggatgtttatttctatatcattgaaaaaaatatgtttttatatttacatattgttcTTGcctacattacattttatttattttaaaatgacattattgattcatagacaatattatatagtagtAGAGTATTAGTAGggggaaatttaataaaataattaaaggaatttaaaaatgtttattagaattaacaatttttacatggtgataattaatatattaatgtgatAAGCTGTTTCTTTGGTTTAATTTGCTCCGTCCTTGTTGGGTGACACTACTTCATGATCCTCTTGTACAATAATCTGTTCCACACTCGTGTGGACTACTTCCATCTCTTGAACAGAATGTAAGAGGACTCTTTTAACTGTATCCATGCTGTCATACAATCCATACTCCGACTGccacagtattgttgtgattaATTGTTGCACATTTCCTCGAGCTTGGTTGTTTTTCAATTTCCTTAATTTGTTTGCCACATACTCTCCAAAAACACTGTACTCATCCTTTCTCTGACCACCATCAATAATGATTCGCTCTGGTTTCTTGTATGAATTTGTGTTTCTCACAACATACTTTGGTACACTCGGAGGTGGTGTCTGGACTTCTCTTTTGATAGTTCTATATTTCATCCGTTTGCGTTTTGGTTCATAGGTTTCAATTGTTTCATACAGCTCATCATTAAGCCATTCTTCATCGGAGTTCCGGCTGCCATGCATCTGCCGAACTATATTGATTGGTTCCTCATTTCCATCATGATGGATCTCGTTATCTGTCTCTGAATTTTCAAGTACATCTACCTATAAACAAGGcacttatgttatttatatcattcaaaTGATTACAAAACagatagtttttaaaaaatattaaataaaacagatctAAATTGTGTAATAACATGTTACatgttcaaaattataaattatatattttatataggaaaataaataagatcCTAAGTTATTTTCATTGAGATTTAAcatcgattttaaattatataattaatgaaaatcgaTTGTCATAACATTCTGCTCTAAGAATTCGTTTGTATCGATTCA
Above is a window of Vanessa atalanta chromosome 19, ilVanAtal1.2, whole genome shotgun sequence DNA encoding:
- the LOC125071529 gene encoding uncharacterized protein LOC125071529 isoform X2, whose product is MKKTSSLVWRFFDRLEENKRCVAVLCKLCDTQYKYFGNTTNLRTHLVNKHPIQWDLVQNGTLEESTFRAFDDDDNTTQSTITPKRKKYVKSFKDENVDVLENSETDNEIHHDGNEEPINIVRQMHGSRNSDEEWLNDELYETIETYEPKRKRMKYRTIKREVQTPPPSVPKYVVRNTNSYKKPERIIIDGGQRKDEYSVFGEYVANKLRKLKNNQARGNVQQLITTILWQSEYGLYDSMDTVKRVLLHSVQEMEVVHTSVEQIIVQEDHEVVSPNKDGAN
- the LOC125071529 gene encoding uncharacterized protein LOC125071529 isoform X1: MKKTSSLVWRFFDRLEENKRCVAVLCKLCDTQYKYFGNTTNLRTHLVNKHPIQWDLVQNGTLEESTFRAFDDDDNTTQSTITPKRKKYVKSFKDENVRYSVSVDLKNRRDSPNVLAEDSMPIIEIQRVDVLENSETDNEIHHDGNEEPINIVRQMHGSRNSDEEWLNDELYETIETYEPKRKRMKYRTIKREVQTPPPSVPKYVVRNTNSYKKPERIIIDGGQRKDEYSVFGEYVANKLRKLKNNQARGNVQQLITTILWQSEYGLYDSMDTVKRVLLHSVQEMEVVHTSVEQIIVQEDHEVVSPNKDGAN